CGGGAGAAGGCCTCGAAGCCGTCGCGCTGGCCGGAGAAGAAGGCGAGGGCGACAGGGACGTCGGAGAGGGCGGCGCGCCACACGTACCAGCGCTCGAAGTCCTCGCACGCCTCCTCTGGCACACCGAAGCCCGCCAGGGACTCAAGGCGCGTCACCGCCGTCAGCGTCCAGTGCGCGGCCTCGCCGGGCTGGCCGCCCGCGTCCTCGAAGCTGGGGTTCAGGAGGGCCATGTCAGAGGAGCCCTCCGGTGTCCCCGTCCTGCAGCGTGACGCTGCCCAGCACCGGCAGCTCCCGCACCGTCAGCTTCACATCCGCGGGCAGGCCGTTGAGTGTCAGGTCCATTCGCGCGTCGCCCAGTTTCCGCACTCCGGGCACGTCGCGGATGACGTTGAAGACGTCGGACCAGGCCACCTCTCCGGCCGGGAGGCCCTGGGCGTCCTTGAGGTTGAAGCCGAAGTCGATGCGCGGGTTTGGCGTGCCGTCCGGCTCGCTGACTCGGAAGTATGCAGCCAGCGCCTGGCGGACGCGCGAGGCGACGTCCTGGGCCGAAGCGCCCTGGCGCAAGAAGAGGCGGGCGGAGACGTCCACGCGCCGGTACACCGGCTCCTGGACGCTCACCTGGAAGGTGAGGGTGCAGGGATATACTTCGGTGACTTGCCGCAGCACCTGGGCCTTGAGCGCGGGCGTAGGCACCCCGCCGCCTTGGGGCACCACGTAGAGGATGCCTGCGTTCTCCGCGATGGTGGCGTCTTCGTTGGACGTCAGCATGAGGGCGCGGGCCACTCCGGGCAGGCGCCGGGCGTTGATTTCAAAGTCTTCGCGGGCGACGGTGCGCGTCAGGGCGCGGAGACTCTCGGGGGCGAGCAGCTTTGCCGAGGCCACCGTTTGCCTGTCCGCGCCACCCGAGGCGGGGGCGGGGTTGTGGACGGCTACCTGCACCGCGTGGCCATGGGCGTCCCGAAAGCTTCCCTCCACGACGACGAGGCGGCCCGCGTCCACGTTGC
This Myxococcus xanthus DNA region includes the following protein-coding sequences:
- a CDS encoding baseplate J/gp47 family protein — encoded protein: MEAFADVPLLPASTDYTHRDFDALRARLVALTKSVFPDWTDFDVASFGNLLLEMHAFLGDVLGFYQDNLARESRLSTATQRRNVIALARMLGYRLHGAQAATAEVELRLAQPPAAPVTFLAGTVVRTQEVTEAVRFQLLAPATIPAGANPPRVLAVAEHSKTHTQLFDARGLADFEAHLDFAPYLDGSARVSTAQGAFTEVDTFLNSRASDAHFLISVDQGDKATVRFGNGVNGLPPAGTVAVVYKTGGGAAGNVDAGRLVVVEGSFRDAHGHAVQVAVHNPAPASGGADRQTVASAKLLAPESLRALTRTVAREDFEINARRLPGVARALMLTSNEDATIAENAGILYVVPQGGGVPTPALKAQVLRQVTEVYPCTLTFQVSVQEPVYRRVDVSARLFLRQGASAQDVASRVRQALAAYFRVSEPDGTPNPRIDFGFNLKDAQGLPAGEVAWSDVFNVIRDVPGVRKLGDARMDLTLNGLPADVKLTVRELPVLGSVTLQDGDTGGLL